A stretch of the Lolium perenne isolate Kyuss_39 chromosome 3, Kyuss_2.0, whole genome shotgun sequence genome encodes the following:
- the LOC127343147 gene encoding phospholipase A1-II 3, producing the protein MYPYLQLCVLLVAILSAVATAERWREISGSNQWNGLLDPLDIEVRRAVIRYGELAQATSDAFIGDLASPYAGSSRYGPSSFFYKVQASNPGEYRVTRFIYATSSVRLPDGFMTRPLPEGAWSTESNWMGYVAVATDASAAALGRRDIVVAWRATRRTVEWVSDLDFVLVPAAGVVGPGQGWSQPAVHRGFLSVYMSKNPTSRFNKQSAREQVLTEVGRLLDTYKNENCSITITGHSLGAALSTLNAVDLVANGLNVRGSSRIPVPVTAILFGGPRVGDEQFKKAFDSMAGAGLSLLRVRNALDIVPTILPSLLYRDVGAELLVDTRKSPYLKNPVGPAQWHNLECYLHAVAGTQGAGDGAGFSLEVDRDVALVNKEEDALKDQYPVPAKWWEENNKGMVKNATGHWVLNDHEEGNLAL; encoded by the exons ATGTACCCGTATCTTCAGCTCTGTGTATTGCTCGTCGCCATTCTCTCGGCCGTAGCAACTGCTGAACGATGGAGGGAGATCAGCGGCAGCAACCAATGGAACGGCCTTCTAGACCCCCTCGACATTGAAGTCCGGCGCGCCGTCATCCGCTACGGCGAGCTGGCGCAGGCGACGTCGGACGCCTTCATCGGCGACCTGGCGTCACCGTACGCCGGCTCTTCCCGGTACGGCCCGTCCTCCTTCTTCTACAAGGTCCAGGCGTCCAACCCAGGTGAGTACCGCGTGACGCGGTTCATCTACGCGACGTCGAGCGTCCGGCTGCCCGACGGGTTCATGACGAGGCCGCTGCCGGAGGGCGCGTGGAGCACGGAGTCCAACTGGATGGGGTACGTCGCGGTGGCCACCGACGCCAGCGCGGCGGCGCTCGGGAGGCGGGACATCGTGGTGGCGTGGCGCGCGACGAGGCGGACTGTGGAGTGGGTCAGCGACCTGGACTTCGTGCTGGTGCCGGCGGCCGGCGTCGTCGGGCCGGGGCAGGGCTGGTCGCAGCCGGCGGTGCACAGAGGGTTCCTGTCCGTGTACATGTCCAAGAATCCCACGTCGCGGTTCAACAAGCAGAGCGCGCGCGAGCAG GTACTGACTGAAGTAGGAAGGCTGCTGGACACCTACAAGAACGAGAACTGCAGCATCACCATAACCGGCCACAGCCTCGGAGCCGCGCTGTCCACGCTCAACGCCGTCGACCTGGTCGCCAACGGGCTCAACGTCCGGGGCTCGTCCCGGATCCCCGTGCCCGTCACGGCTATCCTCTTCGGCGGGCCCCGCGTCGGCGACGAGCAGTTCAAGAAGGCCTTCGACTCCATGGCTGGCGCCGGCCTCAGCCTGCTCCGCGTCCGCAATGCCCTCGACATCGTGCCCACCATCCTGCCCTCCCTGCTCTACAGGGATGTCGGCGCCGAGCTGCTTGTCGACACGCGCAAGTCGCCGTACCTCAAGAATCCGGTAGGCCCTGCCCAGTGGCACAACCTCGAGTGCTACTTGCACGCGGTCGCCGGCACTCAGGGGGCGGGCGACGGCGCGGGGTTCAGCCTGGAGGTCGACCGCGACGTGGCGCTCGTCAACAAGGAAGAGGACGCGCTCAAGGACCAGTATCCCGTGCCGGCCAAGTGGTGGGAGGAGAATAACAAGGGCATGGTGAAGAACGCCACTGGGCACTGGGTATTGAACGATCACGAGGAGGGCAACCTTGCCTTGTGA